From the genome of Pseudophryne corroboree isolate aPseCor3 chromosome 3 unlocalized genomic scaffold, aPseCor3.hap2 SUPER_3_unloc_13, whole genome shotgun sequence:
tatctaaatacaagggtctctattGTTAGATACGAAgtctctgtatatggaacgtatggtgtaactagatctgactcctgtcattctcaccagtaataatgttacttatacatttccccttctgtatatgtaacgtatggtgtaactagatctgactcctgtcattctcaccagtaataatgatacttatacatttccccttctgtatatgtaacgtatggtgtaactagatctgactcctgtcactctcaccagtaataatgttacttatacatttccccttctgtatatgtaacgtatggtgtaactagatctgactcctgtcattctcaccagtaataatgttacttatacagcaCTTTCCTCCCAATAGCACTCACAGAACtttacattcacatttacacagagcACAAGATACACAATAAGTAGAACAGAATAAAGTACTCAGCatgtgggatgtattatttaggaagtgaaggaacattaatgtaacagtcatcagtctgtttGTGGTCTCCAGAGTGGAGGTCTCTTGGACTGTGTGAGGCAGcaggttccatggtcagggctacaATGCTAACAGATCATCCACAAATGAATTACGGCAGATTCTTGGtgctgctggtaacagtccatctgcagatggaagtaaccagggcagtaaggaggcagaagctgcttctggtacctttgGCCCTGGTCACGTAggcctgggagagtcagtaagattatgtaatagtcaccatcttacaggcagccggtgaagggagcagagaatggatgTTAtggggcaggaacgggctggttaggtaacagcctggctgctgcattctgtacaagcggtgcaattctattgctgggagacccaggtagaggacattgcagtagtctatgtgtgatgatacaagtgcatgtatgactgtaggtagatcttctgagggacttaagtactggagtctggctatggtcctcagatgaggatctgtggCTGATAccggatgtctaagtgtcactccaccatccaggacacaaaGGTTCCATACAAACTCTGAACCCCTAAGTGTAGGTCTGGTCGGCAAAGCAGCAGTCTTACCATTTGTTGCTGAGcttctacattattattattatcctttatttatatggcaccacaagggttccgcagcacccaattacagagtacatgtgcacataatcaaaacaggaaaacagtgacttacagttgaagacaatataggacaagtacagggtaactaagcataactacaccagtaaatgacatagagataagttccaggatggccaaaaaactgcaggatttgggcagttgaggattattaaagtaagaaaaggataagcacgtgagggaagagggccctgcttgtgagagcttacattctaaggggaggggtagacagacaggggtgacacagatggggtacatagagagcgtggaacagagggttaaagTTGGCtgtgtttggtaaagaaatgggtcttaagagcccgtttgaagttttgtagagaggtggagagtctgagggggagaggtagggaattccagagtaagggagcagcacgtgaaaaatcttggataggagtggaagtaatcagaagacaggcgagtcggcgtgcattagcatatGGACCTGTTTCACTAGGACTGAGTCATGGCCAACTAGCATCACCCAcatctggagctcagctagacatttagtaTTGGTATTGTTTTCAGTACCCGGAACAAAGACAGGTTATCTGCATAACAGAGGTAAAGGAGGACATGACGTCTTATTATTTCACCCAGTAGCAGCATGTATATTGTAAAAAAAACACAGGACATAAGATAAAACCTGAAGGAACATTGCAGGGAAATGGTGAAGATGAGTatatccagaagattaaaatggttcaccACTTGTGTGATGTCTACTGTgtccaacaagagctgatttattaatCACTCAGCATGCAAATTGCTTCACACCTCTGTGagttctctcatgttgaacaagatgtgatttccgtataaaacctttcccacactcagaacatgaaaatggcttctctccagtgtgacttctctcatgtcgaacaagatgtgatttttgtataaaccctttcccacactcagtacatgaaaatggcttctcacctgtgtgacttctctcatgtctaacaagatgtgatttccgtataaaacatttgccacactcagaacatgaaaatggcttctcacttgtgtgacttctttcatgtctaacaagataggacttgtgtgaaaaaccttttccacactcagaacatgcaaatggcttctcacctgtgtgacttctctcatgtataacaagatatgacttgtgtgaaaaaccttttccacactcagaacatgaaaatggcttctctccggtgtgacttctctcatgtataacaagatatgacttgtgtgaaaaaccttttccacactcagaacaaaaaaatggcttctctccagtgtgacttctttcatgttgaacaagatttgattttagtgaaaaacatttcccacactcagaacatgtaaatggcttctctccggtgtgacttctctcatgtctaacaagagttgatttctgtgcaaaacatttcccacactcagaacatgaaattgGCCCCTCTCCGGTGTgatttctctcatgtataacaagacaaGACTTGTGTGAAAAACGTtttccacattcagaacatgaaaatggcttctctccggtgtgacttctctcatgttgaacaagatgtgatttccgtgtaaaacatttcccacactcagaacatgaaaatggcttctcaccggtgtgacttctctcatgttgaacaagatgtgatttacgtgtaaaacatttcccacactcagaacatgtaaatggactCTCACCTATGTGagttttctgatgtataacaaaatatgatttggatgtaaaacatttcccacactcagaacatgaaaatggcttcttacctgtgtgacttctctcatgtataacaagagatgatttctgtgcaaaacatttcccacacttagaacatggaaatggcctctcacctgccttacctgtctgatgggtaataggctttgtgttttgtgtaaaacatttggcatctatagaacagggaaacactgtatctactgtcagtgctgtaacagatgcaccaatatcagagtgatcaggagaacatttccctggatcagagggatcagctgatagagctggatgtacaattggggtaatggggttatctcctggagaatcctgtctactgtcattatcttttatgtcacaatccagggataacattagatgtccttctgagatattcctgcttgtgtgtccatctgctggaaataaaatacattatggaaatgtgaattTTCATAAAACAATTAATATCTAGTAAAGATTATGATCAAAACTGACAAATTACTATAAAATGAGTAGGGTGTTACatggtacaatatataattctGTAACAAACACTGTATCCAGTACTGTATTTCTGGCATTGCATTTATGTTTATCTTTAAAATAATACTAGGAAGCTTGGACAGGAGTGTtactaacactgagagaacatgtgggattactagaggtgacatgggctgtgcagtaatataacatcacctgtgcatacatttaggtaacacggagatcatgtgggattactagagatgatatgggctgtgcagtaatataacatcgcctgtgcatacatttaggtaacactgagagatcatgtgggattactagaggtgacatgggctgtgcagtaatataacatcgcctgtgcatacatttaggtaacactgagagatcatgtgggattactagaggtgacatgggctgtgcagtaatataacatcgcctgtgcatacatttaggtaacactgagagatcatgtggtattactagaggtgacatgggttgtgcagtaatataacattgcctgtgcatacatttaggtaacactgagagatcatgtggtattactagaggtgacatgggttgtgcagtaatataacatcacctgtgcatacatttaggtaacactgagatcatgtgggattactagaggtgacatgggctgtgcagtaatataacatcgcctgtgcatacatttaggtaacactgggataatgtggaattactagaggtgacatgggctgtacagtaatataacatcgcctgtgcatacatttaggtaacactgagagaacatgtgggattactagaggtgacatgggctgtaaagtaatataacatcacctgtgcatacatttaggtaacactgagatcatgtgggattactagaggtgacatgggctgtgcagtaatataacatcacctgagcatacatttaggtaacactgagagatcatgtgggattactagaggtgacatgggctgtgcagtaatataacatcgcctgtgcatacatttaggtaacactgagatcatgtgggattactagaggtgacatgggctgtgcagtaatataacatcgcctgtgcatacatttaggtaacactgagatcatgtgggattactagaggtgacatgggctgtgcagtaatataacatcgcctgtgcatacatttaggtaacactgagagaacatgtgggattactagaggtgacatgggctgtgcagtaatataacatcgcctgtgcatacatttaggtaacactgagatcatgtgggattactagaggtgacatgggctgtgcagtaatataacatcgcctgtgcatacatttaggtaacactgagatcatgtgggattactagaggtgacatgggctgtgcagtaatataacatcgcctgtgcatacatttaggtaacacagagatcatgtgggattactagaggtgacatggtctgtgcagtaatataacatcgcctgtgcatacatttaggttacactgagagatcatgtgggattactagaggtgacatgggctgtgcagtaatataacatctcctgtgcatacatttaggtaacactgagatcatgtgagattactagaggtgacatgggctgtgcagtaatataacatcacctgagcatacatttaggtaacactgagagatcatgtgggattactagaggtgacatgggctgtgcagtaatataacatcgcctgtgcatacatttaggtaacactgagagatcatgtgggattactagaggtgacatgggctgtgtagtaatataacatcgactgtgcatacatttaggtaacactgagatcatgtgggattactagaggtgacatgggctgtgcagtaatataacatcgcctgtgcatacatttaggtaacactgagatcatgtaggattactagaggtgacatgggctgtgcagtaatataacatcgcctgtgcatacatttaggtaacactgagatcatgtgaggttactagaggtgacatgggctgtgcagtaatataacatcgcctgtgcatacatttaggtaacactgagagatcatgtgggattactagaggtgacatgggctgtgcagtaatataacatcgcctatgcatacatttaggtaacactgagatcatgtgaggttactagaggtgacatgggctgtgcagtaatataacatcgcctgtgcatacatttaggtaatactgagtgatcatgtgggattactagaggtgacatgggctgtgcagtaatataacatatcctgtgcatacatttaggtaacactgagagatcatgtgggattactagagatgacatgggctgtgcagtaatataacatcgcctgtgcatacatttaggtaacactgagatcatgtgggattactagaggtgacatgggctgtgcagtaatataacatcacctgtgcatacatttaggtaacactgagagatcatgtgggattactagaggtgacttgggctgtgcagtaatataacaccgcctgtgcatacatttaggtaacactgagatcatgtgggattactagaggtgacatgggctgtgcagtactataacatcgcctatgcatacatttaggtaacactgagatcatgtgaggttactagaggtgacatgggctgtacagtaatataacatcgcctgtgcatacatttaggtaacactgagagattatgtgggattactagaggtgacatgggctgtgcagtaatataacgtctcctgtgcatacatttaggtaacactgagagatcatgtgggattactagagatgacatgggctgtgcagtaatataacatcgcctgtgcatacatttaggtaacactgagatcatgtgggattactagaggtgacatgggctgtgcagtaatataacatcacctgtgcatacatttaggtaacactgagagatcatgtgggattactagaggtgacttgggctgtgcagtaatataacaccgcctgtgcatacatttaggtaacactgagatcatgtgggattactagaggtgacatgggctgtgtagtaatataacatcgactgtgcatacatttaggtaacactgagatcatgtgggattactagaggtgacatgggctgtgcagtaatataacatcgcctgtgcatacatttaggtaacactgagatcatgtaggattactagaggtgacatgggctgtgcagtaatataacatcgcctgtgcatacatttaggtaacactgagatcatgtgaggttactagaggtgacatgggctgtgcagtaatataacatcgcctgtgcatacatttaggtaacactgagagatcatgtgggattactagaggtgacatgggctgtgcagtaatataacatcgcctatgcatacatttaggtaacactgagatcatgtgaggttactagaggtgacatgggctgtgcagtaatataacatcgcctgtgcatacatttaggtaatactgagagatcatgtgggattactagaggtgacatgggctgtgcagtaatataacatctcctgtgcatacatttaggtaacactgagagatcatgtgggattactagagatgacatgggctgtgcagtaatataacatcgcctgtgcatacatttaggtaacactgagatcatgtgggattactagaggtgacatgggctgtgcagtaatataacatcacctgtgcacacacttaggtaacactgagagatcatgtgggattactagaggtgacatgggctgtgcagtaatataacgtctcctgtgcatacatttaggtaacactgagagatcatgtgggattactagagatgacatgggctgtgcagtaatataacatcgcctgtgcatacatttaggtaacactgagatcatgtgggattactagaggtgacatgggctgtgcagtaatataacatcacctgtgcatacatttaggtaacactgagagatcatgtgggattactagaggtgacttgggctgtgcagtaatataacaccgcctgtgcatacatttaggtaacactgagagatcatgtgggattactagagatgacatgggctgtgcagtaatataacatcacctgtgcatacatttaggtaacactgagagacaatgtgggattactagaggtgacatgggctgtgcagtaatataacatcgcctgtgcatacatttaggtaacactgagagatcatgtgggattactagaggtgacatgggctgtgcagtaatatagcatcgcctgtgcatacatttaggtaacactgagatcatgtgggattactagaggtgacatgggctgtgcagtaatataacatcacctgtgcatacatttaggtaacactgagagatcatgtgggattactagaggtgacttgggctgtgcagtaatataacaccgcctgtgcatacatttaggtaacactgagatcatgtgggattactagaggtgacatgggctgtgtagtaatataacatcgactgtgcatacatttaggtaacactgagatcatgtgggattactagaggtgacatgggctgtgcagtaatataaaatcgcctgtgcatacatttaggtaacactgagatcatgtaggattactagaggtgacatgggctgtgcagtaatataacatcgcctgtgcatacatttaggtaacactgagatcatgtgaggttactagaggtgacatgggctgtgcagtaatataacatcgcctgtgcatacatttaggtaacactgagagatcatgtgggattactagaggtgacatgggctgtgcagtaatataacatcgcctatgcatacat
Proteins encoded in this window:
- the LOC134983356 gene encoding zinc finger protein 585A-like is translated as MLSLDCDIKDNDSRQDSPGDNPITPIVHPALSADPSDPGKCSPDHSDIGASVTALTVDTVFPCSIDAKCFTQNTKPITHQTGKAGERPFPCSKCGKCFAQKSSLVIHERSHTGKKPFSCSECGKCFTSKSYFVIHQKTHIGESPFTCSECGKCFTRKSHLVQHERSHTGEKPFSCSECGKCFTRKSHLVQHERSHTGEKPFSCSECGKRFSHKSCLVIHERNHTGEGPISCSECGKCFAQKSTLVRHERSHTGEKPFTCSECGKCFSLKSNLVQHERSHTGEKPFFCSECGKGFSHKSYLVIHERSHTGEKPFSCSECGKGFSHKSYLVIHERSHTGEKPFACSECGKGFSHKSYLVRHERSHTSEKPFSCSECGKCFIRKSHLVRHERSHTGEKPFSCTECGKGFIQKSHLVRHERSHTGEKPFSCSECGKGFIRKSHLVQHERTHRGVKQFGHTSRNISEGHLMLSPDCDIKDNDSRQDSPGDNPITPIIHPALSADPSDPGKCSPDHSDIGASVTALTVDTEFPCSIDAKCFTQNTKLITHHPAKAGERPLICSECGKCFTKKSALVTHHRSHTGEKPFSCSECGKCFTQKSALVTHQRSHTGVKPFSCSECGKCFALKSVLVKHQNSHSGEKPFSCYECGKCFALNSNLATHQRSHTGEKPFSCSECGKCFARNSNLATHQRNHTGEKPFSCSECGKCFTKKSTLVIHQRSHTGEKPFSCSECGKCFTKKSALVTHQRSHTGEKPFSCSECGKCFTQKSVLVTHQRSHTGVKPFSCSECGKCFAIKSDLVTHQRSHTGEKPFSCSECGKWFTQKSSLVTHQRSHTGEKPYSCSECGKCFTQKSHLVTHQRCHTGEKPFSCCERNKSALVEHIRHYPSTEPFKSSGV